The following coding sequences are from one Gigantopelta aegis isolate Gae_Host chromosome 15, Gae_host_genome, whole genome shotgun sequence window:
- the LOC121389815 gene encoding putative tRNA (cytidine(32)/guanosine(34)-2'-O)-methyltransferase, whose translation MGRSSKDKRDVYYRLAKEEGWRARSAFKLLQINEDFNIFQDVTRVVDLCAAPGSWSQVLSRKLRDKVQNKSDVKIVAVDLQAMAPLPGVTQIQGDITKKSTAEEIISHFEGKQADLVVCDGAPDVTGLHDIDEYIQAQLLLAVLFLVLYFQIFRGKDVTLLYSQLKIFFPLVTIYKPRSSRNSSIEAFVVCQSYSPPAGYVPNMSNPLLDHQYDVDYNNLEGVNRVIVPFLACGDLTGFDSDKTYPLELDGGQSYKYHPPNQEPIKPPYEEACRLRKQDLLAKPAHRCKDEDPDNEGESAKSVEGAKSVERDQSSMSVERNNSSKSVERETVSKSVEGAKSVMADESPKSVEGDNTSKSVEGDNTSKSVEETNTSKSVEGAKCVEGDNTSKSVEGDNTSKSVEGDDTSKSVEETNTSKSVEETNTSKSVEETNTSKSVEGANTSKRVEGAKCVEAGAKGVEGDDSPKSVEVDQTSKGFEGDKILTSVECVNEELKHLEQLKIDSS comes from the exons ATGTCACAAGAGTTGTGGATCTTTGTGCTGCACCCGGCAGCTGGAGTCAGGTGTTGTCACGGAAACTCAG AGATAAAGTCCAGAACAAGTCTGATGTGAAAATAGTGGCGGTCGATCTCCAGGCCATGGCGCCGTTACCGGGGGTAACCCAGATACAGGGTGATATCACTAAG AAATCAACAGCGGAGGAGATAATAAGTCATTTTGAAGGGAAGCAGGCTGACTTGGTGGTGTGTGACGGGGCGCCCGACG TGACTGGACTTCATGATATAGATGAATACATTCAGGCTCAGCTGTTACTGGCT GTCTTATTTTTGGTGTTGTATTTTCAGATATTCCGTGGAAAAGACGTCACTCTGTTGTATTCCCAGCTGAAGATCTTCTTCCCCCTTGTGACAATTTACAAACCTAGAAGTAGTCGCAATTCCAGTATTG aagCCTTCGTTGTGTGTCAGAGCTACAGTCCCCCGGCTGGTTACGTTCCTAACATGTCAAACCCACTGTTAGACCATCAGTACG ATGTCGATTATAACAACTTGGAAGGAGTGAATCGTGTTATTGTCCCGTTCCTAGCATGCGGCGATCTCACCGGGTTCGACTCAGACAAGACATACCCTCTAGAG CTGGATGGCGGTCAGAGTTACAAGTACCACCCTCCGAACCAGGAGCCCATCAAACCTCCGTACGAAGAGGCCTGCAGACTGAGGAAGCAGGATCTCCTCGCCAAGCCGGCACACAGATGTAAGGACGAGGATCCAGATAACGAAGGAGAGTCTGCAAAGAGTGTTGAGGGAGCCAAGAGTGTTGAGAGAGATCAATCTTCTATGAGTGTTGAGAGAAACAACTCTTCCAAGAgtgtggagagagagacagtttCTAAGAGTGTTGAGGGAGCCAAGAGTGTTATGGCAGATGAATCTCCCAAAAGTGTTGAGGGAGACAATACTTCCAAGAGTGTTGAGGGAGACAATACTTCCAAGAGTGTTGAGGAAACCAATACTTCCAAGAGTGTTGAGGGAGCCAAGTGTGTTGAGGGAGACAATACTTCCAAGAGTGTTGAGGGAGACAATACTTCCAAGAGTGTTGAGGGAGACGATACTTCCAAGAGTGTTGAGGAAACCAATACTTCCAAGAGTGTTGAGGAAACCAATACTTCCAAGAGTGTTGAGGAAACCAATACTTCCAAGAGTGTTGAGGGAGCCAATACTTCCAAGAGAGTTGAGGGAGCCAAGTGTGTTGAGGCAGGAGCCAAAGGTGTTGAGGGAGATGATTCTCCCAAAAGTGTTGAGGTAGACCAGACTTCCAAAGGTTTTGAAGGAGACAAGATTTTAAcaagtgttgagtgtgtcaaCGAAGAACTAAAACATCTTGAACAGTTGAAAATAGACTCTAGCTGA